A region from the Sandaracinus amylolyticus genome encodes:
- a CDS encoding response regulator transcription factor: MAVSRPVELEDLPAWRAHVLVATADAAERASIADALRKDGHLVSVVEDGVELLEHLDGADPTSRAQLVLADVELDGFTGLEVLGMTDGTPGRPPIVLLSSRVDLPMRGAARQFGAAALVPKPFDIDELRLLVGSMLRPHYRSPACAA; encoded by the coding sequence ATGGCAGTCTCGCGTCCAGTCGAGCTCGAGGATCTCCCTGCGTGGCGCGCCCACGTCCTCGTCGCGACCGCTGACGCAGCCGAGCGCGCGTCGATCGCCGACGCGCTCCGCAAAGATGGTCACCTCGTCAGCGTGGTCGAGGACGGAGTGGAGCTCCTCGAGCACCTCGACGGGGCCGATCCGACGTCGCGCGCGCAGCTCGTCCTCGCCGACGTCGAGCTCGACGGATTCACCGGGCTCGAGGTGCTCGGCATGACGGACGGCACGCCGGGGCGTCCCCCGATCGTGCTGCTCTCGTCGCGCGTCGATCTGCCGATGCGCGGGGCTGCTCGCCAGTTCGGCGCGGCCGCGCTCGTGCCGAAGCCGTTCGACATCGACGAGCTGCGCCTGCTCGTGGGATCGATGCTGCGTCCGCACTATCGGTCGCCGGCCTGCGCGGCCTGA
- a CDS encoding DUF2914 domain-containing protein translates to MLRARNLRRRGIASLLVASALLVAAPVSADPPGDDVAREARAAQTTAEESEAVDGLRITEITLARNIEAGQVVDPTTTFAAADGRVMVLIRVENTTGAETDIRVTFERADREVAAGGSGGVSLHIPARPRYRTQARTGTRAPGRYRVVVRTAAGNVLGTAEYEVTA, encoded by the coding sequence ATGCTCAGAGCTCGAAACCTTCGTCGTCGTGGGATCGCGTCGCTGCTCGTCGCGTCGGCGCTGCTCGTGGCCGCGCCAGTCTCCGCCGATCCGCCCGGGGACGACGTCGCGCGCGAGGCGCGCGCCGCGCAGACGACCGCCGAGGAGAGCGAGGCCGTCGACGGCCTGCGCATCACCGAGATCACCCTCGCGCGCAACATCGAGGCGGGGCAGGTCGTCGATCCGACCACGACGTTCGCGGCCGCCGACGGGCGCGTGATGGTGCTGATCCGCGTCGAGAACACGACGGGCGCGGAGACCGACATCCGCGTGACGTTCGAGCGCGCGGATCGCGAGGTCGCGGCCGGGGGCTCGGGCGGCGTCTCGCTGCACATCCCGGCGCGCCCGCGGTACCGCACCCAGGCCCGCACGGGCACGCGCGCGCCCGGTCGTTATCGCGTCGTCGTGCGCACCGCCGCGGGCAACGTGCTCGGCACCGCGGAGTACGAAGTCACGGCGTGA
- a CDS encoding M20/M25/M40 family metallo-hydrolase: MPTLEREARVRAAVRDAFERAQVPLLARLVEQSSCTREPEDVELAARIYDDAASALGLTITRHPDPTERYAAHRVYTTPATLDADRALALVGHVDTVFPRAMGFSGFVREGDVARGPGVLDMKSGLTAMLFAIGAVRDADPDAFARLRVRAICVSDEEVGSPSSRALFAALAPRTTAALVFEAGRREDRIVTRRRGGGLWTIVAHGRASHAGAAHAAGINAIHAMSLIVPRLEAITDHARGLTVNVGLFAGGSAKNTVPERAEIGIDARFESARDAAELEARLAAIVAAPFEGLRDVPEKLSQVRFELGGGVTRPPMEASAASQALRLRYEACAARCGLRVGEAPLQGGGSDANLLSAAGVPSIDGLGPWGEHFHETSEWSSLESLARRTEALALFLLHESA; encoded by the coding sequence GTGCCGACCCTGGAACGAGAGGCGCGCGTGCGCGCCGCGGTGCGCGATGCGTTCGAGCGCGCGCAGGTCCCGCTCCTCGCACGGCTCGTCGAGCAGTCGAGCTGCACGCGCGAGCCCGAGGACGTCGAGCTCGCGGCGCGCATCTACGACGACGCGGCGAGCGCGCTCGGGCTGACGATCACACGGCATCCCGACCCGACGGAACGCTACGCGGCGCATCGCGTGTACACGACGCCGGCGACGCTCGACGCGGATCGCGCGCTCGCGCTGGTCGGCCACGTCGACACGGTGTTCCCGCGCGCGATGGGCTTCTCGGGGTTCGTGCGCGAGGGCGACGTCGCGCGGGGGCCCGGCGTGCTCGACATGAAGTCGGGGCTCACCGCGATGCTCTTCGCGATCGGCGCGGTGCGCGACGCGGACCCCGATGCGTTCGCGCGTCTGCGCGTGCGCGCGATCTGCGTGAGCGACGAAGAAGTGGGTTCGCCTTCGTCGCGCGCGCTCTTCGCCGCGCTCGCGCCGCGCACCACGGCCGCGCTGGTGTTCGAGGCGGGGCGCCGCGAGGACCGCATCGTCACACGACGCCGCGGCGGCGGGCTCTGGACGATCGTCGCGCATGGTCGCGCGTCCCACGCGGGCGCCGCGCACGCCGCGGGCATCAACGCGATCCACGCGATGTCGCTGATCGTGCCGCGGCTCGAGGCGATCACCGATCACGCGCGCGGGCTCACCGTGAACGTCGGGCTCTTCGCCGGCGGCAGCGCGAAGAACACGGTGCCCGAGCGCGCGGAGATCGGCATCGACGCGCGCTTCGAGAGCGCGCGCGACGCGGCCGAGCTCGAGGCGCGGCTCGCGGCGATCGTCGCGGCGCCGTTCGAAGGGCTCCGCGACGTCCCGGAGAAGCTCTCGCAGGTGCGCTTCGAGCTCGGCGGCGGCGTGACGCGACCTCCGATGGAGGCGAGCGCGGCGAGCCAGGCGCTGCGCCTCCGCTACGAGGCGTGCGCCGCGCGATGCGGGCTCCGGGTGGGCGAAGCGCCGCTCCAGGGCGGCGGCTCCGACGCGAACCTGCTCTCGGCGGCGGGCGTTCCGAGCATCGACGGGCTCGGCCCGTGGGGCGAGCACTTCCACGAGACGAGCGAGTGGAGCAGCCTCGAGAGCCTCGCGCGCCGCACCGAGGCGCTCGCGCTCTTCCTGCTGCACGAGAGCGCGTAG
- a CDS encoding DNA adenine methylase produces MIKYLGSKRVLLDGILEAVRATGPAETVLDLFSGTSRVGHALKRAGHRVIANDHNAYASVLARCYVQADREDVEHDARRLIAELSALPGRAGWFTETYCERARYFQPKNGARIEAIREEIARKSLPPELEAVLIVSLMEAADRVDSTTGVQMAFLKSWAARAHNDLELRLPEVLPRAPAGKGEAHALDALEAAATLEADVAYVDPPYNQHSYLGNYHVWETLVRWDRPDVYGIACKRVDVRERPSAFNRKREASVALAALFARLRARALVVSFSDEGYVDRDAMIAMLRERGEVVVIERDHKRYVGAQIGIYNPRGQKVGEVSHLRNTEYLFVVTERPLALAAE; encoded by the coding sequence GTGATCAAGTACCTCGGGAGCAAGCGCGTCCTGCTCGACGGGATCCTCGAGGCGGTGCGCGCGACGGGCCCAGCGGAGACGGTGCTCGATCTCTTCTCGGGCACGTCGCGCGTCGGGCACGCGCTGAAGCGCGCCGGACATCGGGTGATCGCCAACGATCACAACGCGTACGCGAGCGTGCTCGCGCGCTGCTACGTGCAGGCCGATCGCGAGGACGTGGAGCACGACGCGCGACGCCTGATCGCCGAGCTCTCGGCGCTGCCCGGGCGCGCCGGGTGGTTCACCGAGACGTACTGCGAGCGGGCGCGCTACTTCCAGCCGAAGAACGGCGCGCGCATCGAGGCCATCCGCGAGGAGATCGCGCGGAAGTCGCTGCCGCCCGAGCTCGAGGCGGTGCTGATCGTGTCGCTGATGGAAGCGGCCGATCGCGTCGACTCGACGACCGGCGTGCAGATGGCGTTCCTCAAGTCGTGGGCAGCGCGCGCCCACAACGATCTCGAGCTGCGCTTGCCCGAGGTGCTGCCGCGCGCGCCCGCGGGGAAGGGCGAGGCGCACGCGCTCGACGCGCTCGAGGCCGCGGCGACGCTCGAGGCCGACGTCGCGTACGTCGACCCGCCGTACAACCAGCACTCGTACCTCGGCAACTACCACGTGTGGGAGACGCTGGTGCGCTGGGATCGCCCCGACGTGTACGGCATCGCGTGCAAGCGCGTCGACGTGCGCGAGCGCCCCAGCGCGTTCAACCGCAAGCGCGAGGCGAGCGTCGCGCTCGCGGCGCTCTTCGCGCGACTGCGGGCACGCGCGCTCGTGGTGTCGTTCAGCGACGAGGGGTACGTCGATCGCGACGCGATGATCGCGATGCTGCGCGAGCGCGGCGAGGTCGTCGTCATCGAGCGCGACCACAAGCGCTACGTCGGAGCGCAGATCGGGATCTACAACCCGCGCGGCCAGAAGGTCGGCGAGGTCTCGCACCTGCGCAACACCGAGTACCTCTTCGTCGTCACCGAGCGCCCGCTCGCGCTCGCGGCGGAGTGA
- a CDS encoding peptidylprolyl isomerase: MLEVIQKRFQTVILSILVGLLSATFILTFGGPNSQGCSLNNQGAFAARVYGTTITEGDFRAAYQLVGFQRFDVDRARTLRLRELTMDGLVERELLAHEAERMGFTADSHDVMREVAETGVILSTPPVDAPAGYPGPEIPQSFDDRDGRFSSKNMRRFIQNYLRRSVEEFERWQVRERLAQQTRDAVLATVTVSAQEVREQYQRETDRAQIDYVRFSPVYYRDRVESGDEAIRAWMAEHTEEVDAEYQRQRHRYTGLEEQRRARHILIKATSDAPEADRTAARTRAEELLRRAQAGEDFAALATANSEDTGSARRGGDLGWNARGRMVAPFDEAQFATEPGSITDHVVETNFGYHVIKVEGRREGDVPEDEAKRELAETLYARSRAGELAREQADRALAYLREGNSMQELDTRLQWNWQDAPAAGPDGAAPEAPERDSFAPQVRESRLFGRTDTPVSGTGAGELTRAAFERTMDEPLPGEPIQVGDDWYVFQLKQRTEATEENFTPEVQASIRQQLLEAKQTEVLRAYVHGLRDRARADGELRVNEDVLLYGDEAPEEEEQEEAPAGGDEPEAEPEEEESTALPPRRGIGVAA, encoded by the coding sequence ATGCTCGAAGTCATCCAGAAGCGCTTCCAGACGGTCATCCTCTCGATCCTCGTCGGACTGTTGAGCGCGACCTTCATCCTCACGTTCGGCGGCCCGAATTCGCAGGGCTGCTCGCTCAACAACCAGGGAGCGTTCGCCGCGCGCGTCTACGGGACGACGATCACCGAGGGTGATTTCCGCGCCGCGTACCAGCTCGTCGGGTTCCAGCGCTTCGACGTCGATCGCGCCCGCACGCTGCGGCTCCGCGAGCTGACGATGGACGGCCTGGTCGAGCGCGAGCTGCTCGCGCACGAGGCGGAGCGGATGGGCTTCACCGCGGACTCGCACGACGTGATGCGCGAGGTCGCGGAGACGGGCGTCATCCTCTCGACGCCGCCGGTCGACGCGCCCGCGGGCTACCCCGGGCCGGAGATCCCGCAGAGCTTCGACGACCGCGACGGCCGGTTCTCGAGCAAGAACATGCGGCGCTTCATCCAGAACTACCTCCGCCGCAGCGTGGAGGAGTTCGAGCGCTGGCAGGTCCGCGAGCGCCTCGCGCAGCAGACGCGCGACGCCGTGCTCGCGACCGTGACCGTCAGCGCGCAGGAAGTGCGCGAGCAGTACCAGCGCGAGACCGACCGCGCGCAGATCGACTACGTGCGCTTCAGCCCGGTCTACTACCGCGACCGCGTCGAGAGCGGCGACGAGGCGATCCGCGCGTGGATGGCGGAGCACACCGAAGAGGTCGACGCCGAGTACCAGCGCCAGCGCCACCGCTACACCGGCCTCGAGGAGCAGCGCCGCGCGCGGCACATCCTCATCAAGGCGACGTCCGACGCGCCCGAGGCGGATCGCACGGCCGCGCGCACACGCGCCGAGGAGCTCCTGCGCCGCGCCCAGGCGGGCGAGGACTTCGCCGCGCTCGCGACCGCGAACAGCGAGGACACCGGCAGCGCGCGTCGCGGCGGTGACCTCGGCTGGAACGCGCGGGGCCGCATGGTCGCGCCGTTCGACGAGGCGCAGTTCGCGACCGAGCCGGGCTCGATCACCGATCACGTCGTCGAGACGAACTTCGGCTACCACGTGATCAAGGTCGAGGGGCGCCGCGAGGGCGACGTGCCCGAGGACGAGGCGAAGCGCGAGCTCGCCGAGACGCTCTACGCGCGCTCGAGGGCCGGAGAGCTGGCCCGCGAGCAGGCCGATCGCGCGCTCGCGTACCTCCGCGAAGGCAACTCGATGCAGGAGCTCGACACGCGCCTGCAGTGGAACTGGCAGGACGCGCCCGCGGCCGGCCCCGACGGCGCCGCGCCCGAGGCGCCGGAGCGCGACTCGTTCGCGCCGCAGGTCCGCGAGTCGCGCCTCTTCGGCCGCACCGACACCCCCGTGAGCGGCACCGGCGCGGGCGAGCTCACGCGCGCCGCGTTCGAGCGCACGATGGACGAGCCGCTGCCCGGCGAGCCGATCCAGGTGGGCGACGACTGGTACGTCTTCCAGCTCAAGCAGCGCACCGAGGCGACCGAAGAGAACTTCACGCCCGAGGTCCAGGCGAGCATCCGCCAGCAGCTGCTCGAGGCGAAGCAGACCGAGGTCCTCCGCGCGTACGTGCACGGCCTGCGCGATCGCGCGCGCGCCGACGGCGAGCTGCGCGTGAACGAGGACGTCCTGCTCTACGGCGACGAGGCGCCGGAAGAAGAGGAGCAGGAAGAGGCGCCCGCGGGCGGCGACGAGCCCGAGGCCGAGCCCGAGGAAGAGGAGTCCACCGCGCTGCCTCCCCGTCGCGGCATCGGCGTCGCGGCGTGA
- a CDS encoding M16 family metallopeptidase, with protein MKRAGLDVRTRTLTNGLPIVVAPLPHLHTATLMVGVRVGSRHETTANAGISHFLEHMLFRGTAEHPTAHEFNLAVEELGGTLHAATRADFTTYELTVPPEHAIEGLAILAEIFGTPSLRNLELEKRIVREEILEGVDEDGRDVDPDDIAHRAVFGVHPLGAKIAGTETSLSKFGESDLRAWHARHYVARNAVVVAAGAVDPDEIVRTCERCFGTLASGERQEPSPFTKPTRGPRFTYVDSTGSQTDVRVALPSVGEKDPLRRVSEPLRYATDLLTRVLDDGMSTRLFRTVVEDTGLAYETFGSFDPYEDTGLVVVGAAIEHNKTASLVTTVLDLLVGLRDRAIEPRELAKAKKRALFDLTAVLDDAEGIAEWLVMDRVFELGESLERIAERIEAVTLDDLAAAAQRTIRPDHMQVVAVGVLPESVERETKRIVQTFR; from the coding sequence ATGAAGCGAGCGGGACTGGACGTCCGCACGCGCACGCTGACGAACGGCCTCCCGATCGTCGTCGCGCCGCTCCCGCACCTGCACACCGCGACGCTGATGGTCGGGGTGCGGGTCGGCTCGAGGCACGAGACCACCGCCAACGCGGGGATCTCGCACTTCCTCGAGCACATGCTCTTCCGCGGCACCGCCGAGCACCCGACGGCCCACGAGTTCAACCTCGCGGTCGAGGAGCTCGGCGGCACGCTGCACGCGGCCACGCGCGCCGACTTCACGACGTACGAGCTCACGGTCCCGCCCGAGCACGCGATCGAGGGCCTCGCGATCCTCGCGGAGATCTTCGGCACCCCGAGCCTGCGCAACCTCGAGCTCGAGAAGCGCATCGTGCGCGAGGAGATCCTCGAGGGCGTCGACGAGGACGGTCGCGACGTGGACCCCGACGACATCGCGCACCGCGCGGTCTTCGGCGTGCACCCGCTCGGCGCGAAGATCGCGGGCACCGAGACGAGCCTCTCGAAGTTCGGCGAGAGCGATCTGCGCGCGTGGCACGCGCGGCACTACGTCGCGCGCAACGCGGTCGTGGTCGCGGCGGGCGCGGTCGATCCCGACGAGATCGTGCGCACCTGCGAGCGCTGCTTCGGCACCCTCGCGAGCGGCGAGCGCCAGGAGCCCTCGCCGTTCACCAAGCCGACGCGGGGCCCGCGCTTCACCTACGTCGACAGCACGGGGAGCCAGACCGACGTGCGCGTCGCGCTCCCGAGCGTCGGCGAGAAGGATCCGCTGCGCCGTGTCTCGGAGCCGCTGCGCTACGCGACGGACCTGCTCACGCGCGTGCTCGACGACGGGATGAGCACGCGCCTCTTCCGCACGGTCGTCGAGGACACGGGCCTCGCGTACGAGACGTTCGGCTCGTTCGATCCCTACGAGGACACCGGGCTCGTCGTCGTCGGCGCGGCGATCGAGCACAACAAGACCGCGTCGCTCGTGACGACGGTGCTCGATCTGCTCGTCGGCCTGCGTGATCGCGCGATCGAGCCGCGCGAGCTCGCGAAGGCGAAGAAGCGCGCGCTCTTCGACCTCACCGCGGTGCTCGACGACGCCGAGGGCATCGCCGAGTGGCTCGTGATGGATCGCGTCTTCGAGCTCGGTGAGTCGCTCGAGCGCATCGCCGAGCGCATCGAGGCGGTCACGCTCGACGATCTCGCGGCGGCGGCGCAGCGGACGATCCGTCCGGACCACATGCAGGTCGTCGCGGTCGGTGTGCTCCCGGAATCGGTGGAGCGCGAGACCAAGCGGATCGTGCAGACGTTCCGCTGA
- a CDS encoding M48 family metallopeptidase, with amino-acid sequence MSSGARPGPLQRAPGSTAARQLSLSFDAAPGGSVPPPAAVIAPTPIVVAPPSDPEESARAHIEKVMNSMLGVRVEVELTSNRRTMISSARSGMALRLRLHRMFVEADGAIVEALGRYVKTGDRRASRRLGEFIEAKRDRFVAPRPPRVLRPLGEHHDLLAIYARIESTYFPGALAGVTITWGRHGAAARGRRRKRSIRLGTYTHDERLIRVHPVLDQPWVPAFFVEYIVFHEMLHHVEPAREEDGRTIFHTPEFRRRERAYPEYERALAWERANIGKLLTS; translated from the coding sequence GTGTCCTCCGGGGCGCGGCCCGGGCCGCTGCAGCGCGCACCCGGCAGCACGGCGGCGCGCCAGCTCTCGCTCTCGTTCGACGCCGCGCCCGGCGGCAGCGTGCCGCCGCCTGCCGCGGTGATCGCGCCAACGCCGATCGTCGTGGCGCCGCCGAGCGATCCCGAAGAGTCCGCCCGCGCCCACATCGAGAAGGTGATGAACTCGATGCTCGGCGTGCGCGTCGAGGTCGAGCTCACGAGCAACCGCCGCACGATGATCTCGAGCGCGCGCAGCGGCATGGCGCTCCGCCTCCGCCTGCACCGCATGTTCGTCGAGGCCGACGGCGCGATCGTCGAGGCGCTCGGCCGCTACGTGAAGACCGGTGATCGCCGCGCGTCGCGACGGCTCGGCGAGTTCATCGAGGCGAAGCGCGATCGCTTCGTCGCGCCGCGCCCTCCCCGCGTGCTGCGCCCGCTCGGCGAGCACCACGACCTCCTCGCGATCTACGCGCGCATCGAGTCGACGTACTTCCCGGGCGCGCTCGCGGGCGTGACGATCACCTGGGGCCGCCACGGCGCCGCCGCGCGCGGCCGTCGCCGCAAGCGCAGCATCCGCCTCGGCACGTACACCCACGACGAGCGCCTCATCCGCGTGCACCCCGTGCTCGATCAGCCGTGGGTCCCCGCGTTCTTCGTCGAGTACATCGTCTTCCACGAGATGCTCCACCACGTGGAGCCGGCGCGCGAAGAAGACGGCCGCACGATCTTCCACACGCCCGAGTTCCGCCGCCGCGAGCGCGCCTACCCCGAGTACGAGCGCGCGCTCGCCTGGGAGCGCGCGAACATCGGCAAGCTGCTCACGAGCTGA
- a CDS encoding ABC-F family ATP-binding cassette domain-containing protein, which produces MSLVVLESATVSFGARSIFEDLSLRVAEGDRIGLIGPNGSGKSTLLRVLSGEQQLDSGSLRRSRGVRVGWLPQDIVVEGGKRLLEFVRSSVPGRNEIEGELAAAEKDYEKALADQREGDDEVLLDAAARLADLHERIARFDALFSEHEAIKILAGLGFEQKDLQRDVGEFSGGWKMRAVLAALLFQQPDVMLLDEPTNHLDMPSVAWFSEFLQKYSRAFVLISHDREFLNEQARRIVTFEVEGVRQYPGNYEKYLELRAEEETILENKAKNIEREREKTEQFINRFRAQANKAKAVQSRIKALDKMESVETYRKRRAMSFTFPPVGRAGQDVVKIAGLRKAYGDHVVLPDVNLTVYRGDRIGIVGPNGAGKTTLLKMIAGELAPDRGTIELGHNVQPGYYAQHHAETLHPRSTVYDEVSGVNKELGQTRVRSVLGAFLFSGDDVDKPIQVLSGGERARVALARLMVKPGNFLLLDEPTNHLDLASCESLIESLESYDGTMLFVSHNRALVRRLANKIWLVEGGQVLEYPGNLDDYMALSRARISGEQAPEPVAKSAPVKQSAPVVVQVPEVPRNREDDKARKREEARLREQRSKKIAPLKKKVDEILARIAELETKQAERNQKLCDPAVAMPDAERFAMLTAMQTDAEKIEELTGRWEHAQEELEAAEKELGAS; this is translated from the coding sequence GTGTCTCTCGTCGTCCTGGAGTCCGCGACCGTCTCGTTCGGTGCGCGATCGATCTTCGAAGACCTCTCGCTGCGCGTCGCCGAGGGCGATCGCATCGGGCTCATCGGTCCGAACGGGTCCGGCAAGAGCACGCTCCTGCGCGTGCTCTCGGGCGAGCAGCAGCTCGACAGCGGCTCGCTGCGCCGCTCGCGCGGCGTGCGCGTCGGCTGGCTCCCGCAGGACATCGTCGTCGAGGGCGGCAAGCGCCTGCTCGAGTTCGTCCGCTCGAGCGTGCCCGGTCGCAACGAGATCGAGGGCGAGCTCGCCGCCGCCGAGAAGGACTACGAGAAGGCGCTCGCCGATCAGCGAGAAGGCGACGACGAGGTGCTGCTCGACGCCGCCGCGCGCCTCGCCGATCTGCACGAGCGCATCGCGCGCTTCGACGCGCTCTTCAGCGAGCACGAGGCGATCAAGATCCTCGCGGGCCTCGGCTTCGAGCAGAAGGATCTGCAGCGCGACGTCGGCGAGTTCAGCGGCGGATGGAAGATGCGCGCGGTGCTCGCGGCGCTGCTCTTCCAGCAGCCCGACGTGATGCTGCTCGACGAGCCGACGAACCACCTCGACATGCCCTCGGTCGCGTGGTTCAGCGAGTTCCTCCAGAAGTACTCGCGCGCGTTCGTCCTCATCTCGCACGACCGCGAGTTCCTGAACGAGCAGGCGCGCCGCATCGTGACCTTCGAGGTCGAGGGCGTGCGGCAGTACCCGGGCAACTACGAGAAGTACCTCGAGCTCCGCGCCGAAGAGGAGACGATCCTCGAGAACAAGGCGAAGAACATCGAGCGCGAGCGCGAGAAAACCGAGCAGTTCATCAACCGCTTCCGCGCCCAGGCGAACAAGGCGAAGGCGGTGCAGAGCCGCATCAAGGCGCTCGACAAGATGGAGAGCGTCGAGACGTACCGGAAGCGCCGCGCGATGAGCTTCACGTTCCCGCCGGTCGGTCGCGCGGGGCAGGACGTCGTGAAGATCGCGGGCCTGCGCAAGGCGTACGGCGATCACGTCGTGCTGCCCGACGTGAACCTCACGGTGTACCGCGGTGATCGCATCGGCATCGTGGGCCCGAACGGCGCAGGCAAGACGACGCTGCTCAAGATGATCGCGGGCGAGCTCGCGCCGGATCGCGGGACGATCGAGCTCGGGCACAACGTGCAGCCCGGCTACTACGCGCAGCATCACGCGGAGACGCTGCACCCGCGCAGCACGGTCTACGACGAGGTCTCCGGCGTGAACAAGGAGCTCGGGCAGACGCGCGTGCGCAGCGTGCTCGGCGCGTTCCTGTTCAGCGGCGACGACGTCGACAAGCCGATCCAGGTGCTCAGCGGCGGTGAGCGCGCGCGCGTGGCGCTGGCGCGGCTGATGGTGAAGCCGGGCAACTTCCTGCTGCTCGACGAGCCGACGAACCACCTCGATCTCGCGTCGTGCGAGAGCCTGATCGAGTCGCTCGAGAGCTACGACGGCACGATGCTCTTCGTGAGCCACAACCGCGCGCTGGTGCGGCGGCTCGCGAACAAGATCTGGCTGGTCGAGGGCGGTCAGGTGCTCGAGTATCCGGGCAATCTCGACGACTACATGGCGCTGTCGCGCGCGCGCATCAGCGGCGAGCAGGCGCCCGAGCCGGTCGCGAAGAGCGCGCCGGTGAAGCAGAGCGCGCCGGTCGTGGTGCAGGTGCCGGAAGTGCCGCGCAACCGCGAGGACGACAAGGCGCGCAAGCGCGAGGAAGCGCGTCTGCGCGAGCAGCGCAGCAAGAAGATCGCGCCGCTCAAGAAGAAGGTCGACGAGATCCTCGCGCGCATCGCGGAGCTCGAGACGAAGCAGGCCGAGCGCAACCAGAAGCTGTGCGACCCGGCGGTCGCGATGCCCGACGCCGAGCGCTTCGCGATGCTGACGGCGATGCAGACGGACGCGGAGAAGATCGAAGAGCTCACCGGGCGCTGGGAGCACGCTCAGGAAGAGCTCGAGGCGGCGGAGAAGGAGCTCGGCGCGAGCTGA